The following proteins are co-located in the Streptomyces bottropensis ATCC 25435 genome:
- the crgA gene encoding cell division protein CrgA, whose translation MPKSRIRKKADYTPPPSKQATSIKLNSRGWVAPVMLAMFLIGLAWIVVFYVTDGSLPIDAFGNWNIVVGFGFIAAGFGVSTQWK comes from the coding sequence GTGCCGAAGTCACGTATCCGCAAGAAGGCCGACTACACGCCGCCACCGTCCAAGCAGGCCACGAGCATCAAGCTGAACAGCCGAGGCTGGGTGGCTCCGGTGATGCTGGCCATGTTCCTCATCGGGCTGGCCTGGATCGTGGTTTTCTATGTGACCGACGGCTCGTTGCCAATCGACGCGTTCGGCAACTGGAACATCGTGGTCGGCTTCGGCTTCATCGCCGCGGGATTCGGCGTCTCGACCCAGTGGAAGTAG
- a CDS encoding class E sortase — MRVIVRTVSELCITVGTLIVLFVVYVLFWTGVKADTEMDRQVDLLQDQWAKQPVRPTSGPGASAAPERPAPYTDAKPFALMYIPRLGSTWNKPVLEGTKTDTLKKGLGHYANTTQLGQKGNFAVAGHRRTYGDPFKDFPKLRPGDAVVLSDGTDWFTYVIDKGPFRTLPTDVQVIDPVPTQSGYTRAGRYLTLTTCDPEWGHSHRLVVWGHLDSTQPVESGKPEALRR; from the coding sequence GTGCGCGTGATCGTGAGGACCGTCAGCGAACTCTGCATCACCGTCGGCACCCTGATCGTGCTGTTCGTCGTCTACGTGCTGTTCTGGACGGGTGTGAAGGCCGACACCGAGATGGACCGTCAGGTCGACCTGCTCCAGGATCAGTGGGCGAAGCAGCCGGTGAGGCCGACGTCCGGCCCGGGCGCCTCGGCGGCTCCGGAGCGGCCCGCCCCGTACACGGACGCCAAGCCCTTCGCGCTCATGTACATCCCCCGCCTCGGTTCCACGTGGAACAAGCCCGTCCTGGAGGGCACGAAGACGGACACTCTCAAAAAAGGGCTCGGGCACTACGCGAACACCACGCAGCTGGGGCAGAAGGGGAACTTCGCGGTCGCCGGCCACCGCCGCACCTACGGAGATCCCTTCAAAGATTTTCCCAAGCTGCGCCCCGGTGACGCGGTCGTTCTGTCCGACGGCACGGACTGGTTCACGTACGTCATCGACAAGGGTCCCTTTCGGACATTGCCCACGGATGTCCAGGTCATCGACCCCGTGCCGACACAATCCGGGTACACGCGCGCGGGGCGCTATCTGACGCTCACGACGTGCGACCCGGAGTGGGGACACAGCCACCGGCTCGTCGTCTGGGGCCATCTGGATTCCACACAGCCTGTGGAGTCAGGGAAACCGGAGGCACTACGCCGTTAG
- a CDS encoding penicillin-binding transpeptidase domain-containing protein codes for MNKPLRRIAIFCGLLVLALLIRDNWIQYVQADSLKTDTKNRRVAIERYATPRGDIIVDGKAITGSVATKGTDYKYKRTWKNGEMWAPVTGYSSQIVGANQLESLEDGILTGNDDRLFFRNTLDMITGKKKEGGSVVTTLNAAAQKAAFNGLGDKKGAVVALDPKTGAILALASTPSYDPSSFAGISNKDGETFSKLEKDPDKPMLNRALRETYPPGSTFKVVTAAAALENSIVSGIDDKTKTPDPYQLPGTKTDLTNEHGVCKNATLRYALMVSCNTVFAKMSDNVGNEKMIEQAEKFGFNEAELDVPVRAAESVYPEDNAPQNAMDGIGQASNRTTPLQMAMVASAVANDGELMKPYMVDQLRASNLDIIETHEPETLSQAVSSETAQKLQDMMETVVNDPQGTGGRAKIGGVTVGGKTGTAQHGVNNKEKPYAWFISYAKLSDGSSPVAVAVVVEDGAADRGDISGGGLAAPIAKSVMQAVINSKK; via the coding sequence GTGAACAAGCCCCTGCGCCGGATCGCGATCTTCTGCGGGCTTCTCGTCCTGGCCCTGCTCATCCGCGACAACTGGATTCAGTACGTCCAGGCCGACTCCCTGAAGACGGACACCAAGAACCGTCGGGTGGCCATCGAGCGCTATGCCACCCCACGCGGCGACATCATCGTCGACGGCAAGGCCATCACCGGGTCGGTCGCCACCAAGGGGACGGACTACAAGTACAAGCGCACCTGGAAGAACGGCGAGATGTGGGCGCCTGTCACCGGCTACTCCTCACAGATTGTCGGCGCGAACCAGCTTGAGAGCCTCGAGGACGGCATCCTCACCGGCAACGACGACCGCCTCTTCTTCCGGAACACGCTGGACATGATCACCGGCAAGAAGAAGGAGGGCGGCAGCGTCGTCACCACTCTGAATGCCGCCGCGCAGAAGGCCGCTTTCAACGGCCTCGGCGACAAGAAGGGTGCCGTCGTCGCGCTCGACCCCAAGACCGGCGCGATCCTCGCCCTGGCCTCCACGCCGTCGTACGACCCGTCGAGTTTCGCCGGCATCAGCAACAAGGATGGTGAGACCTTCTCGAAGTTGGAGAAGGACCCCGACAAGCCGATGCTGAACCGCGCGCTGCGCGAGACCTACCCGCCGGGCTCCACCTTCAAGGTCGTCACGGCCGCCGCGGCGCTGGAGAACAGCATCGTCTCGGGCATCGACGACAAGACGAAGACCCCCGACCCGTACCAGCTGCCCGGCACGAAGACCGACCTCACCAACGAGCACGGCGTGTGCAAGAACGCCACCCTGCGCTACGCGCTGATGGTCTCCTGCAACACCGTCTTCGCGAAGATGTCGGACAACGTCGGCAACGAGAAAATGATCGAGCAGGCCGAGAAGTTCGGCTTCAACGAAGCCGAGCTGGACGTCCCGGTCCGCGCCGCCGAGAGCGTCTACCCCGAGGACAACGCTCCGCAGAACGCCATGGACGGCATCGGTCAGGCCTCCAACCGCACCACCCCGCTGCAGATGGCCATGGTCGCCTCCGCCGTCGCCAACGACGGCGAGCTGATGAAGCCGTACATGGTCGACCAGCTGCGCGCCTCCAACCTCGACATCATCGAGACGCACGAGCCCGAGACCCTGTCCCAGGCCGTCTCCTCGGAGACAGCCCAAAAGCTCCAGGACATGATGGAGACCGTCGTCAACGACCCCCAGGGCACGGGCGGCAGGGCGAAGATCGGCGGCGTCACCGTCGGCGGCAAGACCGGTACCGCGCAGCACGGCGTGAACAACAAGGAGAAGCCGTACGCCTGGTTCATCTCGTACGCCAAGCTCAGCGACGGCAGCTCGCCGGTCGCCGTCGCCGTGGTCGTCGAGGACGGTGCGGCCGATCGCGGTGACATCTCCGGTGGCGGTCTCGCCGCCCCGATCGCGAAGAGCGTGATGCAGGCCGTGATCAACAGCAAGAAGTGA
- a CDS encoding peptidylprolyl isomerase — MAEQLYATLKTNHGDIEVRLLPNHAPKTVRNFVELAQGEREWTNPATGQKSTDKLYDGTVFHRVISGFMIQGGDPLGNGTGGPGYQFADEFHPDLAFDKPYLLAMANAGPGTNGSQFFITVSPTAWLTRKHTIFGEVVDAASQKIVDAIAGAQTNPRTDRPVNDVVIESVVVETRQG, encoded by the coding sequence GTGGCAGAGCAGCTGTACGCCACCCTGAAGACCAACCATGGCGACATCGAGGTACGGCTGCTGCCGAACCACGCGCCCAAGACGGTCCGTAACTTCGTCGAGCTCGCCCAGGGCGAGCGTGAGTGGACCAATCCGGCCACCGGCCAGAAGTCCACGGACAAGCTCTACGACGGCACGGTCTTCCACCGGGTGATCAGTGGATTCATGATCCAGGGCGGTGACCCGCTGGGCAACGGCACCGGTGGGCCCGGCTACCAGTTCGCGGACGAGTTCCACCCGGACCTCGCCTTCGACAAGCCCTACCTGCTGGCCATGGCCAACGCCGGCCCGGGCACCAACGGCTCGCAGTTCTTCATCACCGTCTCCCCGACGGCATGGCTGACCCGCAAGCACACCATCTTCGGTGAAGTGGTCGACGCGGCCAGCCAGAAGATCGTGGACGCCATCGCCGGCGCCCAGACGAACCCGCGCACCGACCGCCCGGTCAACGACGTCGTCATCGAGTCGGTCGTCGTCGAGACCCGCCAGGGCTGA
- the pknB gene encoding Stk1 family PASTA domain-containing Ser/Thr kinase has translation MEEPRRLGGRYELGQVLGRGGMAEVYLAMDTRLGRTVAVKTLRADLARDPTFQARFRREAQSAASLNHPAIVAVYDTGEDYIDGVSIPYIVMEYVEGSTLRELLHSGRKLLPERAMEMTIGILQGLEYAHRNQIVHRDIKPANVMLTRNGQVKVMDFGIARAMGDSGMTMTQTSAVIGTAQYLSPEQAKGEQVDARSDLYSTGCLLYELLTVRPPFIGDSPVAVAYQHVREEPQPPSVFDPEITPEMDAIVLRALVKDPDYRYQSADEMRADIEACLDGQPVAATAAMGSVGYGGYPDDQPTTALRTDAGATTMLPPVGPDDGYGGYDDRQGRRRQQKKNNTSTILLVVAGVLVLIGAVLIGRWMFAGNDAGNDTLKAPNFIGQTEAEAKESAANVDLNVTTTKRACETEKTGNVCDQTPKADVEVKKGDTIALVISTGAPKVSVPDVQGLQYDEAETQLEDKGFEVEKKTKESDRTAGIVIGQDPEGGKIEKGSTVTLTVAKAPDKETVPDVARQSCDAAKNQMAANNLVGTCTEVETEDQSLVGKVVATNPEAGSELNKGDTVTIQIGKAAEEEEPKAKVPNVVGRTVGQAKQILQAAGFTNIQFANGSDQSDTALVTDQDPDGGNDADPAQTTITLASVGFGGNNGNNNNGGGDGGGFFG, from the coding sequence ATGGAAGAGCCGCGTCGCCTCGGCGGCCGGTACGAGCTGGGCCAGGTGCTCGGCCGTGGTGGCATGGCGGAGGTCTACCTCGCGATGGACACCCGCCTCGGCCGCACCGTGGCGGTGAAGACGCTGCGAGCGGACCTCGCGCGCGACCCCACCTTCCAGGCCAGGTTCCGCCGGGAGGCCCAGTCGGCCGCCTCACTCAACCACCCCGCGATCGTGGCGGTCTACGACACGGGCGAGGACTACATCGACGGGGTCTCGATCCCGTACATCGTCATGGAGTACGTCGAGGGTTCCACCCTCCGTGAGCTTCTCCACAGCGGCCGCAAGCTGCTGCCGGAGCGGGCCATGGAGATGACCATCGGCATCCTCCAAGGCCTGGAGTACGCCCACCGCAACCAGATCGTCCACCGCGACATCAAGCCGGCCAACGTCATGCTGACGCGCAACGGCCAGGTCAAGGTCATGGACTTCGGCATCGCCCGCGCCATGGGCGATTCCGGCATGACGATGACGCAGACGTCCGCGGTCATCGGCACCGCCCAGTACCTCTCCCCGGAGCAGGCCAAGGGCGAGCAGGTGGACGCCCGGTCCGACCTGTACTCGACGGGCTGCCTGCTCTACGAGCTGCTGACGGTCCGCCCGCCGTTCATCGGTGACTCCCCCGTGGCGGTCGCCTACCAGCACGTGCGCGAGGAGCCCCAGCCGCCGAGCGTCTTCGACCCGGAGATCACGCCGGAGATGGACGCCATCGTCCTGCGTGCCCTGGTCAAGGACCCGGACTACCGCTACCAGTCCGCCGACGAGATGCGCGCCGACATCGAGGCCTGCCTCGACGGCCAGCCCGTCGCGGCCACGGCGGCGATGGGCTCGGTCGGCTACGGCGGCTACCCCGACGACCAGCCGACCACCGCCCTGCGCACCGACGCCGGGGCCACGACCATGCTGCCCCCGGTCGGCCCGGACGACGGCTACGGCGGGTACGACGACCGCCAGGGCCGCCGCCGCCAGCAGAAGAAGAACAACACCTCGACGATCCTCCTGGTCGTCGCCGGCGTGCTGGTGCTGATCGGCGCGGTTCTCATCGGCCGGTGGATGTTCGCCGGCAACGACGCGGGCAACGACACCCTCAAGGCGCCGAACTTCATCGGTCAGACCGAGGCGGAAGCCAAGGAGTCGGCCGCGAACGTCGACCTCAACGTGACCACCACCAAGCGCGCGTGCGAAACCGAGAAGACCGGAAACGTCTGCGACCAGACGCCGAAGGCCGACGTCGAGGTCAAGAAGGGCGACACCATCGCCCTCGTGATCTCGACCGGCGCTCCGAAGGTCTCGGTCCCCGACGTCCAGGGCCTTCAGTACGACGAGGCCGAGACCCAGCTTGAGGACAAGGGCTTCGAGGTCGAGAAGAAGACCAAGGAGTCCGACCGCACGGCAGGCATCGTGATCGGCCAGGACCCTGAGGGCGGCAAGATCGAGAAGGGCTCCACGGTCACGCTGACGGTCGCCAAGGCTCCGGACAAGGAGACCGTCCCGGATGTGGCCCGCCAGAGCTGTGACGCCGCCAAGAACCAGATGGCGGCCAACAACCTGGTCGGTACCTGCACCGAGGTCGAGACCGAGGACCAGAGCCTCGTCGGGAAGGTCGTCGCGACCAACCCCGAGGCGGGTTCCGAGCTGAACAAGGGCGACACGGTCACCATCCAGATCGGCAAGGCGGCCGAGGAGGAGGAGCCGAAGGCCAAGGTCCCGAACGTCGTGGGACGGACCGTGGGCCAGGCCAAGCAGATCCTGCAGGCGGCCGGCTTCACCAACATCCAGTTCGCCAACGGCAGTGACCAGAGCGACACCGCCCTCGTCACCGACCAGGACCCGGACGGCGGCAACGACGCCGACCCGGCCCAGACGACGATCACCCTCGCCTCGGTCGGCTTCGGTGGAAACAACGGAAACAACAACAATGGCGGGGGCGACGGCGGCGGCTTCTTCGGCTAG
- a CDS encoding DUF5324 family protein, which produces MTRIESVRAATGSAKDSVLHAAEVVAPYADTAKDKASHYAHEARVLIAPKVSQAAEQARVQYGALVVPRLEQARTHVPPKVDQAAHEAAVRTRKAARQAADYSRPRIEQAVAAAGPVREEATARSVAALAALRGQVSPQQIQRLVRRQERRARLGRAVKGLAVMGVLAGGAFAAWKWWDKQANPDWLVEPPAATEVSDSGRLSSVDGSGQSALDPEVQAKQAEEEAADRDKRP; this is translated from the coding sequence GTGACCCGCATCGAGAGCGTGCGCGCCGCGACCGGCTCGGCAAAGGACAGCGTGCTGCACGCCGCGGAAGTGGTGGCGCCCTACGCCGACACAGCCAAGGACAAGGCTTCGCACTACGCGCACGAGGCACGCGTGCTGATCGCGCCGAAGGTGTCGCAGGCCGCGGAGCAGGCACGCGTCCAGTACGGCGCCCTGGTCGTCCCGCGTCTTGAGCAGGCCCGCACGCATGTGCCGCCGAAAGTCGATCAGGCGGCCCATGAAGCCGCCGTCCGCACCCGTAAGGCGGCTCGTCAGGCCGCCGACTACTCCCGTCCCCGCATCGAGCAGGCCGTGGCCGCCGCCGGCCCGGTCCGTGAGGAAGCCACCGCCCGGAGCGTCGCGGCGCTGGCCGCACTACGTGGACAGGTCTCGCCCCAGCAGATCCAGAGGCTGGTCCGCAGGCAGGAGCGCCGCGCACGGCTCGGCCGCGCCGTCAAGGGCCTGGCCGTGATGGGCGTCCTGGCCGGCGGCGCGTTCGCCGCATGGAAGTGGTGGGACAAGCAGGCCAACCCCGACTGGCTGGTCGAGCCGCCCGCCGCCACGGAGGTCTCCGACTCCGGTCGCCTGTCCTCCGTCGACGGCAGCGGTCAGTCCGCCCTCGACCCGGAGGTCCAGGCCAAGCAGGCCGAGGAGGAAGCCGCCGACCGCGACAAGCGCCCCTGA
- a CDS encoding aminodeoxychorismate/anthranilate synthase component II, which translates to MSAARPARVLVVDNYDSFVFNLVQYLYQLGAECEVLRNDEVATAHAQDGFDGVLLSPGPGTPEEAGVCVDMVRHCAATGVPVFGVCLGMQSMQVAYGGVVNRAPELLHGKTSLVEHEGTGVFAGLPTPFTATRYHSLAAEPTTVPAELQVTARTHDGIIMGLRHRELSVEGVQFHPESVLTEHGHRMLANWLAECGDQGAVARSTGLAPVVGRATA; encoded by the coding sequence GTGAGTGCCGCCCGACCCGCCCGGGTCCTCGTCGTCGACAACTACGACAGCTTCGTCTTCAACCTGGTCCAGTACCTGTACCAGCTGGGCGCCGAGTGCGAGGTGCTGCGCAACGACGAGGTGGCGACCGCCCACGCCCAGGACGGCTTCGACGGTGTGCTCCTGTCCCCCGGCCCCGGCACCCCCGAGGAGGCCGGCGTCTGCGTCGACATGGTCCGCCACTGCGCCGCGACCGGAGTGCCCGTCTTCGGCGTCTGCCTCGGCATGCAGTCCATGCAGGTGGCGTACGGCGGTGTCGTGAACCGCGCTCCCGAACTGCTGCACGGCAAGACCTCGCTGGTGGAGCACGAGGGCACGGGTGTCTTCGCGGGCCTGCCCACCCCCTTCACGGCGACCCGCTACCACTCCCTGGCCGCCGAGCCGACGACCGTACCGGCCGAACTGCAGGTCACCGCGCGTACCCACGACGGGATCATCATGGGCCTCAGGCACCGCGAACTGTCCGTCGAGGGCGTGCAGTTCCACCCCGAGTCGGTGCTCACCGAGCACGGCCACCGCATGCTCGCCAACTGGCTGGCGGAATGCGGCGACCAAGGGGCCGTGGCGCGGTCGACGGGGCTCGCCCCCGTGGTGGGCAGGGCCACGGCGTGA
- a CDS encoding helix-turn-helix domain-containing protein translates to MDAAQQEATARARELQRNWYGEPLGALFRRLIEDLGLNQARLAGVLGLSAPMLSQLMSGQRAKIGNPAVVQRVQLLQDLAGQVADGSVSAAEATERMDEIKKSQGGSVLSNTTQSTTSSGAPTVKRVVREIQSLLRSVAAAGDIIEAADTLAPTHPELAEFLRVYGAGRTSDAVAHYQSHQS, encoded by the coding sequence ATGGACGCCGCACAGCAGGAAGCGACCGCAAGAGCCCGGGAGCTGCAGCGGAACTGGTACGGAGAGCCGCTGGGGGCGCTCTTCCGTAGGCTCATCGAGGACCTGGGGCTCAACCAGGCCCGTCTCGCGGGGGTGCTGGGCCTGTCCGCACCGATGCTGTCGCAGCTGATGAGCGGTCAGCGTGCCAAGATCGGCAACCCGGCGGTGGTCCAGCGGGTGCAGTTGCTGCAGGACCTGGCGGGTCAGGTCGCGGACGGCAGTGTGAGTGCCGCCGAGGCGACCGAGCGCATGGACGAGATCAAGAAGTCACAGGGGGGATCGGTGCTCAGCAACACCACGCAGTCGACGACGAGTTCGGGGGCGCCCACGGTCAAGCGGGTCGTCCGCGAGATCCAGTCACTGCTTCGCTCCGTGGCGGCAGCGGGCGACATCATCGAGGCGGCGGACACCCTCGCCCCGACCCACCCGGAACTGGCAGAGTTCCTCCGGGTGTACGGCGCGGGCCGCACCTCGGACGCGGTGGCGCACTACCAGTCCCACCAGAGCTGA
- a CDS encoding rhomboid family intramembrane serine protease has product MDQVPSSPQDAQSLPTCYRHPDRETGIRCTRCERPICPECMVSASVGFQCPECVRGGSGTGHAPSASAPRTLAGGTVAADPRLLTKILIGVNLLLFLVQQAVGDTFEDRFDLIGRAWDPELGSSLQGVAEGQWYRLVTSMFLHGSVTHILFNMLSLWWIGGPLEAALGRARYLTLYFVSGLAGSALTYLLAAPNQPSLGASGAIFGLFGATGVLMRRLRYDMRPLIILLVINLIFTFSPMFNIAWEAHVGGLVGGVLIGYAMVHAPRERRALIQYGACALVLAAVVIMTVIRTAQLT; this is encoded by the coding sequence ATGGACCAGGTGCCGAGCAGTCCGCAGGACGCGCAGAGCCTGCCCACCTGCTACCGGCACCCGGACCGCGAGACGGGCATCCGCTGCACCCGCTGTGAGCGTCCCATCTGCCCCGAGTGCATGGTGAGCGCCTCCGTGGGCTTCCAGTGCCCGGAATGCGTCCGCGGCGGCTCCGGCACCGGCCACGCGCCCTCCGCCTCCGCCCCGCGCACCCTCGCGGGCGGCACCGTCGCCGCCGACCCCCGGCTTCTCACCAAGATCCTGATCGGCGTGAACCTGCTGCTCTTCCTGGTGCAGCAGGCCGTGGGCGACACCTTCGAAGACCGGTTCGACCTCATCGGAAGGGCGTGGGACCCGGAGCTCGGTTCCTCGCTCCAGGGCGTCGCCGAAGGGCAGTGGTATCGGCTGGTGACGTCGATGTTCCTGCACGGCAGCGTCACCCACATCCTGTTCAACATGCTCAGCCTGTGGTGGATCGGCGGCCCTCTGGAGGCGGCTCTCGGCCGGGCCCGCTATCTGACGCTCTACTTCGTCTCCGGCCTCGCCGGCAGCGCGCTCACCTACCTGCTCGCAGCGCCGAACCAACCGTCGCTCGGTGCGTCCGGTGCCATCTTCGGCCTCTTCGGTGCGACCGGCGTTCTCATGCGACGTCTCAGGTACGACATGCGTCCGTTGATCATCCTGCTGGTGATCAACCTGATCTTCACCTTCAGCCCGATGTTCAACATCGCCTGGGAAGCCCACGTCGGCGGCCTCGTCGGCGGTGTGCTGATCGGCTACGCGATGGTGCACGCACCGCGTGAGCGGAGGGCACTGATCCAGTACGGCGCGTGCGCCCTGGTGCTCGCCGCCGTGGTGATCATGACGGTGATCCGGACGGCACAGCTGACCTGA
- a CDS encoding class E sortase → MAVTTDETEDKTSAPEAAPRRRMSRLATAVSVFGELLITAGLVLGLFVVYSLWWTNVLADREADKEANKVRDNWAAENVPGALDTKDGIGFLHVPAMDNGEVLVKKGTSAKILNGGVAGYYTDPVKATLPSSEKDGNFTLAAHRDGHGAKFHNIDKLGKGDAIVFETRDNWYVYKVYDTLTETSKYNVKVLSNIPKESGRKKAGKYITLTTCTPVYTSRYRFIVWGELERVERVNAERTLPKELR, encoded by the coding sequence GTGGCAGTGACCACCGACGAGACCGAAGACAAGACGAGCGCGCCCGAGGCCGCGCCCCGCCGCCGTATGAGCCGGCTCGCCACGGCGGTCAGTGTCTTTGGTGAACTCCTCATCACAGCGGGCCTGGTGCTCGGACTGTTCGTCGTCTACTCGCTGTGGTGGACGAACGTCCTCGCCGATCGCGAGGCGGACAAAGAAGCGAACAAGGTCCGCGACAACTGGGCCGCGGAGAACGTCCCGGGCGCCCTGGACACCAAGGACGGCATCGGCTTCCTGCACGTCCCCGCCATGGACAACGGCGAGGTCCTGGTGAAGAAGGGCACCTCCGCCAAGATCCTCAACGGTGGTGTCGCCGGGTACTACACCGACCCCGTCAAGGCGACCCTCCCCAGCTCCGAGAAGGACGGCAACTTCACCCTGGCCGCCCACCGGGACGGCCACGGCGCGAAGTTCCACAACATCGACAAGCTCGGCAAGGGCGACGCGATCGTCTTCGAGACCCGCGACAACTGGTACGTCTACAAGGTCTACGACACCCTCACCGAGACCTCGAAGTACAACGTCAAGGTCCTGTCGAACATCCCCAAGGAGTCCGGCAGGAAGAAGGCCGGCAAGTACATCACCCTCACCACCTGCACGCCCGTCTACACGTCCCGGTACCGGTTCATCGTGTGGGGCGAGCTGGAGCGCGTGGAGCGGGTCAACGCGGAACGCACCCTGCCGAAGGAACTGCGGTAG
- a CDS encoding DUF881 domain-containing protein: protein MSNSADSPEAGSGTSPEAGSGGSPGPGPDPADRDDAPSSRGFRPVRVLTVGVFALAGLIFFTSFDTAKGTDIRTDASLLKLSDLIQERSHKNGQLDESNAVLRDDVEALAERDDGSTEAEDAKLKALEKNAGTQKLRGEAVTVTLNDAPPDATAKLPGYPEPQPDYLVIHQQDLQAVVNALWLGGAEGIKVMDQRLISTSAVRCVGNTLILQGRVYSPPYKIQAVGDPEKLQKALAASEAIQNYMVYVNVYGLGWKVTEDGPVTLPGYSGTVDLKYAKPVE, encoded by the coding sequence TTGAGCAATTCAGCCGACTCCCCCGAGGCCGGGTCCGGCACCTCCCCCGAGGCCGGGTCCGGCGGCTCGCCCGGCCCGGGCCCCGATCCCGCCGACCGGGACGACGCCCCCTCCTCCCGAGGCTTCCGCCCCGTGCGCGTGCTCACCGTCGGCGTCTTCGCCCTGGCCGGGCTGATCTTCTTCACCAGCTTCGACACCGCCAAGGGCACCGACATCCGCACGGACGCCTCGCTGCTGAAGCTCTCCGACCTGATCCAGGAGCGCAGTCACAAGAACGGGCAGCTCGACGAGTCCAACGCGGTCCTCCGGGACGACGTCGAGGCGCTCGCCGAGCGCGACGACGGCAGTACCGAGGCCGAGGACGCCAAGCTCAAGGCCCTGGAGAAGAACGCCGGCACCCAGAAGCTCAGGGGTGAGGCCGTCACCGTCACCCTGAACGACGCCCCGCCGGACGCCACCGCCAAGCTTCCCGGCTACCCCGAGCCGCAGCCCGACTATCTGGTCATCCACCAGCAGGACCTGCAGGCCGTGGTGAACGCCCTGTGGCTGGGTGGCGCCGAGGGCATCAAGGTCATGGACCAGCGGCTGATCTCCACCAGCGCGGTCCGCTGCGTCGGCAACACCCTGATCCTCCAGGGCCGCGTCTATTCGCCCCCGTACAAGATCCAGGCGGTCGGTGACCCGGAGAAGCTGCAGAAGGCGCTCGCCGCCAGCGAGGCGATCCAGAACTACATGGTGTACGTCAACGTCTACGGGCTGGGCTGGAAGGTCACCGAGGACGGGCCGGTGACTCTGCCCGGGTACTCGGGCACAGTGGATCTGAAGTACGCCAAGCCCGTGGAGTGA
- a CDS encoding class E sortase, which translates to MTALRPERESAPYGGEAAYGGAESFEAEAFDPGSSYRDTAEPQQWAAQQASPYVQDQGDWYGQQPYTEPSFEPYGTYEQRPQAPYDGSYDAYAPTSVQGELPADTAQEHPPIDEETVALRVEEARRIAATAESIPSSAVTAGRAARRKAARRHGRHGGSPGAHGASRAAQGPDQPLGAAPQASAPLSRIEARRAARAQKPSVGVIASRAIGEVFITTGVVMLLFVTYQLWWSNIRAHQQAGREATSLQEEWKSGKRAPGAFEPGQGFAILHIPKLDVVVPIAEGISKSKVLDRGMVGHYDANSIKTAMPEAKTGNFGVAGHRNTHGEPFRYINRLKPGDPIVVETQNTYYVYDMASILPVTPPSNVSVLNAVPPGSGFTEPGRYITLTTCTPEFTSKYRMIVWGKMVEERPRSEGKPDALVQ; encoded by the coding sequence GTGACAGCACTGCGCCCCGAGCGCGAGAGTGCCCCCTACGGCGGCGAGGCCGCGTACGGGGGCGCCGAGTCGTTCGAGGCGGAGGCCTTCGATCCCGGGTCGTCCTACCGTGACACGGCCGAACCCCAGCAGTGGGCCGCCCAGCAGGCTTCTCCCTACGTCCAGGACCAGGGCGACTGGTACGGGCAGCAGCCGTACACGGAGCCCTCATTCGAGCCGTACGGGACCTACGAGCAGCGTCCGCAGGCTCCGTACGACGGCAGCTACGACGCCTATGCGCCGACCAGCGTCCAGGGGGAACTCCCGGCGGACACCGCCCAGGAGCACCCTCCGATCGACGAGGAGACCGTGGCGCTCCGGGTGGAGGAGGCACGGCGGATAGCGGCGACGGCCGAGTCCATACCCTCCTCTGCCGTCACGGCCGGCCGTGCGGCCCGCCGTAAGGCCGCCAGACGGCACGGGAGGCACGGAGGCTCCCCGGGCGCCCACGGGGCTTCCAGGGCCGCTCAGGGGCCCGACCAGCCCTTAGGTGCGGCCCCGCAGGCGTCGGCGCCCCTCTCCAGGATCGAGGCGCGGCGGGCGGCGCGGGCGCAGAAGCCCAGCGTTGGCGTGATCGCGAGCCGTGCCATCGGCGAGGTGTTCATCACCACGGGTGTGGTGATGCTGCTGTTCGTCACGTACCAGCTGTGGTGGTCGAACATCCGGGCCCACCAGCAGGCGGGCAGGGAGGCGACGAGCCTCCAGGAGGAGTGGAAGAGCGGGAAGCGTGCGCCGGGAGCCTTCGAGCCGGGGCAGGGCTTCGCCATCCTGCACATCCCGAAGCTGGACGTCGTCGTGCCGATCGCCGAGGGCATCAGCAAGTCGAAGGTGCTGGACCGCGGGATGGTCGGCCACTACGACGCGAACAGCATCAAGACAGCCATGCCCGAGGCCAAGACGGGCAACTTCGGCGTCGCCGGCCACCGCAACACCCATGGTGAACCGTTCCGCTACATCAACCGGCTGAAGCCGGGCGACCCCATCGTCGTGGAGACGCAGAACACGTACTACGTCTACGACATGGCCTCGATCCTGCCGGTGACACCGCCGTCGAACGTCAGTGTGCTCAATGCCGTGCCCCCGGGATCGGGTTTCACCGAGCCGGGCCGCTACATCACCCTGACCACCTGCACGCCGGAGTTCACGAGCAAGTACCGCATGATCGTGTGGGGCAAGATGGTGGAGGAACGGCCGCGCAGCGAGGGGAAGCCCGACGCGCTCGTCCAGTAG